A window of Candidatus Kinetoplastibacterium crithidii (ex Angomonas deanei ATCC 30255) contains these coding sequences:
- a CDS encoding deoxyguanosinetriphosphate triphosphohydrolase, translated as MTSILMPYACKPEESKGRLYPENNQRSLNRNNFQRDRDRIIHSKAFRKLDSKTQVFINIDSSSCFRTRLTHSLEVSQIARTIARSMSLSEDLSEAIALAHDLGHAPFGHAGQEEINLSIKNLNMNIGAFEHNLQGLRIVDVLENRYINFNGLNLCFETREGILKHCSKQDAKKLGDIGARFIDGTNPSLEAQLVDYADEIAYNTHDIDDGLNYGLIELKDLKDLYIFGKCFYDIKHLHCEFDEKILILETIRSLINVLVTDLISNSTKIIKQINPKNVYDVRVKCNMIRFSEPIENYLNEIKSFLYLKLYRNDVVLDAAARGRHIIKTLFEIYMNDPRLLPKESLCRYSDHIHQQIVDYISSMTDRDAISCFKSFNR; from the coding sequence ATGACAAGCATTCTAATGCCTTATGCATGTAAACCTGAAGAATCAAAAGGTCGTTTATATCCTGAAAATAATCAAAGATCTTTAAATAGAAACAATTTCCAAAGAGATCGAGATCGAATCATCCATTCGAAGGCTTTTAGGAAATTGGATTCTAAAACTCAGGTTTTTATTAATATTGATTCTAGCAGTTGTTTTCGTACACGTTTAACACATAGTTTGGAGGTTTCTCAAATTGCGAGGACTATTGCTAGGAGTATGTCACTTTCGGAAGATTTATCAGAAGCTATAGCTTTAGCACATGATCTAGGGCATGCTCCTTTTGGACATGCTGGACAAGAGGAAATAAATTTATCCATCAAGAACTTGAATATGAATATAGGTGCGTTTGAGCATAATTTACAAGGGCTAAGAATAGTTGATGTTTTGGAAAATAGATATATTAATTTTAATGGCTTAAATCTATGTTTTGAGACTCGAGAAGGAATATTGAAACATTGCAGTAAACAAGATGCTAAAAAATTAGGGGATATTGGAGCTAGATTTATTGATGGTACTAATCCATCCTTAGAGGCACAATTAGTAGATTATGCTGATGAGATAGCTTATAACACACATGATATCGATGATGGCTTGAATTATGGTTTAATAGAGTTAAAAGATCTGAAAGATCTATACATTTTTGGTAAATGTTTTTATGATATCAAGCACTTACATTGCGAGTTTGATGAAAAAATTTTAATTTTAGAAACTATTAGAAGTTTAATTAATGTTTTAGTGACTGATCTTATTAGTAATTCAACTAAAATTATTAAACAAATTAATCCAAAAAATGTTTATGATGTAAGAGTTAAATGCAATATGATAAGATTTTCTGAACCAATAGAAAATTATTTGAATGAAATAAAGAGTTTTTTATACTTAAAATTATATAGAAATGATGTGGTTTTAGATGCTGCTGCAAGAGGTAGGCATATAATTAAAACATTGTTTGAAATATATATGAATGATCCTAGATTATTGCCAAAAGAAAGTTTATGCCGTTATTCTGATCATATACATCAACAGATTGTAGATTATATCTCTAGTATGACAGATCGTGATGCAATATCTTGTTTCAAATCTTTTAATAGATAA
- the aroB gene encoding 3-dehydroquinate synthase — protein sequence MKVVNVDVPSASYPINIGQGRLDHLDMAIPSDATSVVIVTNPKVAGLYLSRVKVSLQKTGLPIFVIELPDGEIYKSWESLNKIFDILLINKIDRQSVLLALGGGVIGDITGFAASVYMRGIRFIQVPTTLLAQVDSSVGGKTAINHPLGKNMIGSFYQPNSVEVDVDVLDTLDLREVSAGLSEVIKYGLILDSNFWEWCENNIQDLLSLKKSSIEYAIKRSCELKAYVVGKDEKESGLRAILNLGHTFGHAIESGLGYGKWLHGEAVGCGLIQAIVLSSLVFDLDKTVLNRVKLLVSKIGCPVIAPDFGFDKWIDLMLVDKKNTQGNIRFVLIDRIGHALIKQVSENEIRTTLEKTIK from the coding sequence ATGAAAGTTGTTAATGTTGATGTACCTAGTGCTTCTTATCCTATTAATATTGGACAAGGTCGTTTAGATCACTTAGATATGGCTATTCCATCAGATGCCACGTCTGTAGTTATAGTAACTAATCCAAAAGTTGCAGGCCTATATTTGTCTAGAGTGAAAGTTTCTTTGCAAAAAACTGGTTTGCCAATTTTTGTAATTGAGTTGCCAGATGGTGAGATCTATAAAAGTTGGGAGAGTTTGAACAAAATTTTTGATATTCTTCTAATTAATAAAATAGATCGTCAATCTGTTTTGCTTGCACTAGGAGGTGGGGTTATTGGGGATATAACTGGCTTTGCTGCATCGGTCTATATGAGAGGCATTAGGTTTATTCAGGTCCCGACAACTTTATTGGCTCAAGTAGATTCCTCCGTTGGAGGGAAAACAGCCATAAATCATCCATTAGGCAAAAATATGATAGGATCATTTTACCAACCTAATTCTGTAGAAGTTGATGTAGATGTTCTTGATACCCTTGATCTTAGAGAGGTTTCAGCAGGATTATCAGAGGTTATAAAGTATGGATTAATCTTAGATTCAAATTTTTGGGAATGGTGTGAAAATAACATCCAAGATTTGTTATCTTTGAAAAAGAGCTCCATAGAGTATGCTATAAAACGTTCTTGTGAGTTAAAAGCATATGTTGTTGGTAAAGATGAAAAAGAATCAGGTTTACGTGCTATTCTTAATTTAGGACATACTTTTGGTCATGCTATAGAATCTGGTTTAGGTTATGGTAAATGGCTTCATGGTGAAGCTGTAGGATGTGGTTTGATTCAGGCAATAGTGTTATCTTCTTTAGTATTTGATTTGGATAAAACTGTGCTAAACCGTGTTAAATTGTTGGTATCTAAAATAGGATGTCCAGTTATTGCACCTGATTTTGGTTTTGATAAATGGATTGATCTCATGCTGGTTGATAAAAAAAATACACAGGGAAATATTAGATTCGTTTTGATAGATAGAATAGGGCATGCTTTGATCAAACAAGTTTCTGAGAATGAAATAAGAACAACTTTAGAAAAAACAATAAAATAA
- a CDS encoding shikimate kinase, whose translation MDISKKSQANYIKSTSFDESHQNIDKDYVTSKQLCDKTPIFLVGMMGAGKSTIGRSLAQYMERKFVDLDCEIEASCGVKIPVIFEIEGESGFRKRESDFLQKYSLDEKIVLATGGGAILSPHNRQILKSRGIVIYLKAELDVLFKRTSSDHNRPLLATKDPYLKLQSLLKLREPMYHEIADIIIDTSFYNVNDIAKELIFILKKNEKLI comes from the coding sequence ATGGATATATCTAAAAAATCTCAAGCTAATTACATAAAGAGTACATCATTTGATGAGTCTCATCAAAATATTGATAAGGATTATGTTACATCAAAACAGTTGTGTGATAAAACGCCTATTTTTCTAGTTGGAATGATGGGGGCAGGAAAAAGTACGATTGGCAGGAGTTTAGCCCAGTATATGGAGAGAAAATTTGTAGATTTGGATTGTGAAATAGAGGCGTCTTGTGGGGTTAAGATACCAGTTATTTTTGAAATAGAGGGAGAATCTGGATTCAGAAAAAGAGAGTCTGATTTTTTGCAAAAATACTCACTAGATGAGAAAATAGTATTAGCTACTGGTGGAGGAGCTATATTATCACCACATAATAGACAAATTTTGAAATCCAGAGGAATCGTCATATATTTAAAAGCAGAATTAGATGTTCTATTTAAAAGAACAAGTTCTGATCATAATCGTCCATTGCTTGCTACTAAAGATCCTTATTTAAAATTGCAAAGTTTGCTTAAATTACGTGAGCCTATGTATCATGAGATTGCAGATATAATTATAGATACTAGTTTTTATAACGTTAATGATATAGCCAAGGAATTAATTTTTATCTTAAAGAAAAATGAGAAATTGATATGA
- a CDS encoding penicillin-binding protein 1A codes for MNNKKLSSRLLSKSLIITAYFLLCLIILFCIISIFTWPKLPNLNVMIDYKPPIPLRIYSADNVLIGEFGEERRKLLRFDEIPDQMKLAILAAEDNHFYQHKGINWQGIIRASFINLRNMSKTQGASTITMQVARNFYLSSEKTYSRKLYELLLTLKIEKELTKNQILELYMNQIYLGHHAYGFETASLTYLEKPLSKITTAEAALLAGIPKAPSIYNPIANITRAQIRKKYILDRMLSLGYISESEHQQAITQNIHIKQTGNKLTDYKNYSDHIAETVRQLLFKVYKEQLYSKGLNVYTTIRSFDQIAAYNAVRTAVIKYTLQSRYNGPEAQFAIKLPDENDIEIKQKSFKEKLFEIFDLYQDHKELVACVVIGINDEEITLINRNHEIAKINDKKAISLTKTLDHNKRIKVGSLIYVLHQENNIKKIINLPSVQAAFISISPKNGAILSLIGGSDFYKDNFNRAIQAWRQPGSSIKPFIYAASLEKGLTPNTKISDMPFELTAEQTGSKAWNPKNYGHRYEEVLTMRQGLYKSKNMVSIRILDYIGPNYAQEYLTKFGFDKNRHPAVLSLALGTGLVTPLQLTTAFSTFANGGHLISPYLIEKVTDSSGQIIMQHLPIEPDKSNQSIDPRTAYIMNDMLKGVATYGTASRTNKLLKRNDIAGKTGTTNDAIDAWFSGYNQQLVATAWMGFDLPKSLGLNETGGRLAMPMWIDYMNKILKNVSEDKNPVMPEGILIDKNNFYFKEFPPGKEITEILSKNPISLKKQKINKLTL; via the coding sequence ATGAACAATAAAAAATTATCATCAAGATTATTATCAAAATCATTGATTATAACAGCCTATTTCTTACTATGTTTAATAATACTTTTTTGTATTATATCAATTTTTACATGGCCTAAATTACCAAATCTAAATGTAATGATAGATTATAAACCACCTATTCCATTAAGAATCTATAGCGCAGACAATGTCTTAATTGGAGAGTTTGGAGAAGAACGAAGAAAATTATTACGTTTTGATGAAATACCTGATCAAATGAAGCTAGCAATATTAGCAGCCGAAGACAATCATTTCTACCAACATAAGGGGATAAACTGGCAAGGAATAATTAGAGCTAGCTTTATTAACTTACGTAACATGTCGAAAACTCAAGGAGCTAGCACCATAACAATGCAAGTTGCTAGAAATTTTTATCTTTCTTCAGAAAAGACATATTCTCGCAAATTATATGAGTTATTATTAACTCTAAAAATAGAAAAAGAATTAACAAAAAATCAAATCCTAGAACTATATATGAACCAAATATACCTAGGACATCATGCCTATGGTTTTGAAACCGCTTCACTAACATATCTAGAAAAACCACTATCTAAAATAACTACAGCAGAAGCTGCTTTATTGGCAGGTATACCAAAAGCACCCTCAATATATAACCCTATAGCAAACATAACAAGAGCGCAAATAAGAAAAAAATATATTCTTGATAGAATGTTATCGCTTGGTTATATTTCTGAGTCAGAACATCAACAAGCAATTACTCAAAATATACACATAAAACAAACAGGAAATAAATTAACAGATTATAAGAATTATAGCGATCATATAGCAGAAACCGTAAGACAACTACTGTTCAAGGTATACAAAGAACAATTATACTCCAAAGGACTTAATGTATATACGACTATAAGGTCGTTTGATCAAATAGCAGCATATAATGCTGTAAGAACTGCTGTCATAAAATATACTCTACAATCAAGATATAATGGTCCTGAAGCACAATTTGCCATCAAACTACCAGATGAAAATGACATAGAAATTAAACAAAAATCTTTTAAAGAAAAACTATTTGAAATATTTGACTTATATCAAGACCATAAAGAACTAGTAGCATGCGTAGTTATAGGAATAAATGACGAAGAAATTACATTGATAAATAGAAATCATGAGATTGCCAAGATAAATGATAAAAAAGCTATCAGCTTAACTAAAACACTAGATCATAATAAAAGAATAAAGGTAGGTTCATTGATATATGTATTGCATCAAGAAAACAACATAAAAAAAATTATTAACTTACCATCAGTACAAGCAGCTTTTATCTCAATATCTCCTAAAAATGGAGCAATTCTTTCTCTTATAGGTGGCTCAGATTTTTACAAAGATAATTTTAATAGAGCTATACAAGCTTGGAGACAACCTGGATCTAGCATAAAACCTTTTATATACGCAGCTAGTTTGGAAAAAGGATTGACTCCCAATACTAAAATTTCTGATATGCCATTTGAACTAACAGCTGAACAAACTGGTTCAAAAGCATGGAACCCAAAAAATTATGGACATCGCTATGAAGAAGTTCTCACAATGCGCCAAGGTCTTTATAAATCTAAAAATATGGTATCAATAAGAATATTAGATTATATAGGCCCTAATTATGCGCAAGAATACCTAACAAAATTTGGTTTTGACAAAAATCGTCACCCTGCTGTTTTATCACTAGCCTTAGGAACAGGACTGGTCACTCCATTACAATTAACTACTGCTTTTTCCACATTTGCCAATGGCGGACATTTAATATCACCATATCTAATAGAAAAAGTTACAGATAGCTCTGGACAAATTATTATGCAACATTTACCGATAGAGCCAGATAAAAGCAATCAAAGCATTGACCCTAGAACTGCTTATATTATGAATGACATGTTGAAAGGAGTAGCTACATATGGCACTGCTTCTAGAACGAATAAATTACTAAAACGCAATGATATTGCTGGAAAAACAGGAACTACCAATGATGCAATAGACGCATGGTTTTCTGGATATAACCAACAATTAGTAGCAACAGCATGGATGGGATTTGATTTACCTAAATCATTGGGGTTAAATGAAACAGGAGGAAGATTAGCCATGCCAATGTGGATAGATTACATGAACAAAATATTGAAAAATGTGTCAGAAGATAAAAATCCTGTTATGCCAGAAGGAATCTTGATTGATAAAAATAATTTCTATTTTAAAGAATTTCCTCCAGGCAAAGAAATCACTGAAATCTTGTCTAAAAATCCAATATCATTAAAAAAACAAAAGATTAATAAGTTAACTTTATAA
- the cyaY gene encoding iron donor protein CyaY → MTDFEFIDLFGKTLNIVNDQINDLLNYDVDVDTDLNGLILNIKFDNCDHIVITGQVYLQELWLATIKNGGFHYCYNNFKWKDKRGDKDFDIKLSEICSNIIGRNFVVKL, encoded by the coding sequence ATGACAGATTTTGAATTTATAGACTTATTTGGAAAAACTTTAAATATTGTTAACGACCAGATCAATGATCTTTTAAATTATGATGTAGATGTAGATACAGACCTAAATGGATTAATTCTGAACATAAAATTTGATAACTGTGATCATATAGTAATAACAGGACAAGTTTATCTACAGGAGCTTTGGTTAGCAACAATCAAAAACGGAGGTTTCCATTATTGTTATAATAATTTTAAATGGAAAGATAAAAGAGGAGATAAGGATTTTGATATAAAATTATCTGAAATTTGTTCCAACATTATTGGCAGGAATTTTGTAGTTAAATTATAA
- the lysA gene encoding diaminopimelate decarboxylase — MTNQIKNPYLKLKNNILHLEDISLEFLSEKIGTPLYVYSRANIKDSWNRYYNAIKNNNAMVCYGMKANSNLAILKEFVNLGSGFDIVSGGELERVLSVGGDPKKIVFSGVGKQEWEIKNALESGIKCFNVESEAELYKISQIASALKITAPISLRVNPDVDAKTHPYISTGLKENKFGIAFKDAFDCYKIASSLPFIKIIGIDCHIGSQLTEISPFSAALEKIIPLIKNLIDNNINIKHIDIGGGLGITYKDEIVPDPKDIVDAARFKLKEANLNHLELILEPGRSLIGNSGILLTKVLYLKHSDDKNFIIVDAAMNDLIRPALYQSYHEVQQVKARTGQAREYDIVGPVCESADWLAKNRLLTVKENDLLVIESAGAYCTTMASNYNSRVKPAEVMVDGSEYYIIKNREKLSDILKFETTI, encoded by the coding sequence ATGACTAATCAAATTAAAAACCCTTATTTAAAACTAAAAAATAATATCTTACACTTAGAAGATATTAGCCTAGAATTTTTGTCCGAAAAAATTGGAACTCCTTTATACGTTTACTCAAGAGCAAACATCAAAGATTCCTGGAACAGATATTACAATGCCATCAAAAATAATAATGCCATGGTCTGTTATGGTATGAAGGCCAATTCCAACCTTGCTATTTTAAAAGAATTTGTTAACCTAGGCTCTGGCTTTGATATAGTATCTGGCGGGGAGCTCGAAAGAGTATTATCTGTTGGAGGAGATCCTAAAAAAATAGTTTTTTCAGGAGTTGGAAAACAAGAATGGGAGATAAAAAATGCCCTCGAGTCAGGCATAAAATGTTTTAATGTTGAATCAGAAGCAGAACTATACAAAATATCACAAATAGCTAGTGCATTAAAAATAACCGCACCAATCTCACTTAGAGTTAATCCTGATGTTGATGCCAAAACTCACCCATACATATCAACAGGACTAAAAGAAAATAAGTTTGGCATAGCTTTTAAAGATGCTTTTGATTGCTATAAAATTGCCTCCTCATTACCTTTTATCAAAATAATAGGTATAGATTGTCATATAGGTTCTCAACTAACAGAAATTTCTCCTTTTTCAGCTGCTTTAGAAAAGATAATTCCACTAATAAAGAATTTAATTGACAACAATATTAATATTAAACATATAGATATTGGGGGTGGCTTAGGCATTACATATAAAGATGAGATTGTACCAGACCCAAAAGATATTGTGGATGCTGCCCGTTTTAAATTAAAAGAAGCAAATTTGAACCATCTAGAATTGATATTAGAACCAGGACGTTCTTTAATTGGAAACTCAGGAATACTCTTAACAAAAGTTTTATATTTAAAACACTCTGATGATAAAAATTTTATTATAGTAGACGCTGCTATGAATGATTTAATAAGACCAGCTTTATATCAATCATATCATGAAGTTCAACAAGTCAAGGCAAGAACTGGTCAAGCCAGAGAATATGATATAGTTGGCCCTGTATGTGAAAGTGCTGACTGGCTTGCAAAAAATAGATTGCTGACCGTTAAAGAAAATGATCTTCTAGTTATTGAATCAGCTGGAGCTTATTGTACTACTATGGCTAGCAATTATAATTCTAGAGTTAAACCTGCAGAAGTAATGGTGGATGGTTCCGAATACTATATTATTAAAAACAGAGAAAAACTATCAGACATACTTAAGTTTGAAACTACTATTTAA
- the yihA gene encoding ribosome biogenesis GTP-binding protein YihA/YsxC, with protein MSLLHTAFFYSSAYKTNQLPIEGIPEICFLGRSNSGKSSAINLITNKKKLAFSSKTPGRTRLINMFALKQNINSDICGYLVDLPGYGYSNLPNSEQKNLEITIINYIQNRKSIRGFILLLDIRRGITNLDRYLIDLIEPLNKNLIILLTKVDKLNREQFIKTKKDIEQNLSFIKNPFEVISFSATKKIGITETTTSIEKLILNNKELIL; from the coding sequence GTGTCATTACTACATACAGCTTTCTTTTACAGTTCTGCCTACAAAACAAATCAACTACCAATAGAAGGTATTCCAGAAATATGTTTTCTTGGTAGATCTAACTCTGGCAAATCATCTGCTATAAATTTAATAACCAATAAAAAAAAACTTGCCTTCTCTAGTAAAACACCAGGAAGAACTAGATTGATAAATATGTTTGCATTAAAGCAAAATATTAATTCTGATATCTGTGGCTATCTGGTAGATTTGCCTGGCTACGGATATTCAAATTTGCCAAATTCAGAACAAAAAAATTTAGAAATTACAATAATTAACTACATACAAAATAGAAAATCCATAAGAGGTTTTATTCTACTACTAGATATAAGACGTGGTATTACTAATCTAGATAGATACCTAATCGATTTAATAGAACCATTAAATAAAAATTTAATAATATTACTTACTAAAGTAGATAAATTAAATCGTGAACAATTCATTAAAACAAAAAAAGATATAGAACAAAATCTAAGTTTTATAAAAAACCCTTTTGAAGTAATTAGCTTCTCTGCCACTAAAAAAATAGGCATCACAGAAACAACTACTTCTATTGAAAAATTAATATTGAATAACAAAGAACTAATATTATGA
- the hemB gene encoding porphobilinogen synthase, translated as MTSKQITSAYFPNTRLRRLRNKNFSRRLISETSISANDLIFPIFIIDGINIKQAIHSMPGIYRYSIDQALYIAEECLNLGIPAITLFPVIDSNLKTSNGIESINPDGIIPKCIKEIKKRFPELGIMTDVALDPYTSHGQDGIIDDSGYVINDTTIEMLVKQAVIQANAGSDIIAPSDMMDGRIGIIRNNLELNNHVNTLIMAYSAKYASAFYGPFRDAIGSANNLKNSTKLNYQMHPSNSNEAIREVYLDIKEGADMVMVKPGMPYLDILYRVKEKFEMPTFIYQVSGEYAMLKSAINNGWLDNNKTIIETMIGFKRAGADGIITYFALEIANLIKHNDFI; from the coding sequence ATGACATCCAAACAAATTACTTCAGCCTATTTCCCTAATACAAGACTAAGAAGGTTAAGAAATAAAAACTTTTCACGAAGACTAATTTCAGAAACAAGTATTTCAGCAAATGACTTAATATTTCCAATATTTATAATAGATGGTATAAACATCAAACAAGCCATACATTCTATGCCTGGGATTTATAGATATTCAATTGATCAAGCTTTATATATTGCTGAAGAGTGTCTAAACTTAGGAATTCCTGCAATTACATTATTTCCTGTTATTGACTCTAATTTAAAAACAAGCAATGGCATTGAATCTATTAATCCAGATGGTATTATTCCTAAATGCATAAAGGAAATAAAAAAACGCTTCCCAGAGTTAGGTATTATGACTGATGTAGCATTAGATCCTTATACTTCTCATGGCCAAGATGGCATAATAGATGATAGCGGATATGTTATAAATGACACTACTATTGAAATGTTAGTAAAACAAGCAGTCATTCAAGCCAATGCTGGATCAGATATCATTGCCCCAAGTGATATGATGGATGGTAGGATAGGTATTATAAGAAATAATCTTGAGTTAAATAACCATGTTAATACTCTTATTATGGCTTACTCCGCAAAATATGCTAGTGCTTTTTATGGTCCTTTTAGAGATGCTATAGGATCTGCAAATAATCTAAAAAATTCGACAAAATTAAATTACCAAATGCATCCTAGTAACTCAAATGAGGCAATAAGAGAAGTTTACCTAGATATTAAAGAAGGAGCTGACATGGTTATGGTAAAACCAGGTATGCCATATCTTGATATATTATATAGAGTAAAAGAAAAATTTGAAATGCCAACTTTTATTTATCAAGTTAGTGGAGAATATGCTATGTTAAAATCTGCCATAAATAATGGTTGGCTAGATAACAATAAAACAATAATAGAAACAATGATAGGATTTAAAAGAGCTGGTGCGGATGGAATTATTACATATTTTGCTCTAGAAATAGCAAATTTGATTAAGCATAATGATTTCATTTAA
- the rplQ gene encoding 50S ribosomal protein L17, with protein MRHANGLRKLNRTSSHRLAMFRNMAVSLINCEAIKTTLPKAKELRHVIEPLITLGKSPTLANKRRAFARLRDRDAVVKLFADIGPRYLSRPGGYTRILKMGFRQGDNAPMAFMEMVDRPENSTISNK; from the coding sequence ATGCGCCATGCTAATGGGTTGCGTAAGCTGAATCGCACTAGTAGTCATCGTCTTGCTATGTTTCGCAATATGGCAGTTTCTTTAATTAATTGTGAAGCAATTAAGACTACTTTGCCAAAGGCTAAAGAATTACGTCATGTGATAGAACCTTTGATTACATTGGGTAAAAGTCCAACTTTAGCAAATAAACGTAGAGCTTTTGCTAGGTTGAGAGATCGTGATGCTGTTGTTAAGTTGTTTGCTGATATTGGTCCTCGTTATCTTAGTAGACCAGGTGGATATACCAGAATTTTGAAAATGGGATTTCGTCAAGGTGATAATGCGCCAATGGCTTTTATGGAAATGGTAGATAGACCAGAAAATTCTACTATATCCAATAAATAG
- a CDS encoding DNA-directed RNA polymerase subunit alpha encodes MPRDFLKPRTIEVEPISSNRARVSMEPFERGYGHTLGNALRRILLSSMEGYAPTEVVISGVVHEYSTIPGVREDVVDILMNLKGVVFKLHGRSDVNLTLVKEGVSEVLAKDISLPHDVEIINPEHLICNLTGNGKLEIHFKVERGRGYVPGNVRALMEDKSNSIGRIVLDASYSPVRKVSYFVESARVEQRTDLDKLILDIETNGVVTPEESIRKAAAILMDQLSIFASLQGSQDPQELPSRNAPRIDPILLKPVDELELTVRSANCLKAENVYYIGDLIQRTENELLKTPNLGRKSLNEIKDVLASRGLTLGMKLDNWPPIDIEHS; translated from the coding sequence ATGCCTAGGGATTTTTTAAAACCTCGAACTATAGAGGTAGAGCCTATAAGTTCAAATAGGGCTAGAGTTTCGATGGAACCTTTCGAGCGTGGTTATGGACATACACTCGGAAATGCTTTAAGACGTATCCTATTATCCTCTATGGAAGGATATGCTCCTACTGAAGTTGTAATATCTGGAGTAGTTCATGAATATTCTACTATCCCTGGGGTACGTGAGGATGTTGTAGATATATTGATGAATTTAAAAGGTGTTGTGTTTAAACTTCATGGAAGGAGTGATGTCAATTTAACTCTGGTTAAAGAAGGTGTTTCAGAAGTTTTAGCAAAAGATATTAGTTTGCCTCATGATGTTGAAATAATTAATCCGGAACATTTGATTTGTAATTTGACTGGTAATGGTAAATTGGAAATACATTTCAAGGTTGAAAGAGGTCGTGGTTATGTTCCTGGTAATGTAAGAGCATTAATGGAAGATAAAAGCAACTCAATAGGTCGTATTGTATTGGATGCTTCTTATAGTCCGGTGAGGAAAGTAAGTTACTTTGTTGAAAGTGCTCGTGTTGAACAGCGTACTGATCTAGATAAACTGATCTTAGATATAGAAACAAATGGAGTCGTAACTCCAGAGGAATCTATCAGAAAAGCTGCTGCTATACTGATGGATCAGCTATCTATATTCGCCTCTTTGCAAGGATCTCAGGATCCTCAAGAATTACCATCTAGAAATGCTCCACGTATAGATCCAATTTTGTTAAAACCAGTTGATGAATTAGAGTTAACTGTTCGTTCTGCTAATTGTTTAAAAGCCGAAAATGTTTATTATATTGGTGATTTAATTCAAAGAACAGAAAATGAGTTATTAAAAACTCCTAATTTGGGCCGTAAATCTTTAAATGAAATAAAAGATGTATTGGCTTCAAGAGGATTGACACTTGGCATGAAACTAGATAATTGGCCTCCTATAGATATAGAGCATTCATGA
- the rpsD gene encoding 30S ribosomal protein S4, which yields MARYIGPKCKLSRREGTDLFLKSARRSFDSKCKSESKPGQHGRISGARISDYGSQMREKQKLKRMYGVLEKQFRKYFKESERLRGNTGETLIKLLESRLDNVVYRMGFGSTRAESRQLVNHRAIEVNGKVVDIASLSVKAGDTISVRDRSKNQNRIRESIKLAESIGIPQWVDVDIEKLTGIFKSSPDRADVARDINESMIVELYSR from the coding sequence ATGGCACGTTATATTGGACCAAAATGTAAGCTCTCTCGTCGCGAGGGAACTGATCTTTTTTTGAAAAGCGCACGCAGATCTTTTGATTCAAAATGCAAATCTGAATCGAAGCCTGGGCAACATGGGCGTATTTCTGGAGCACGTATATCTGATTATGGATCTCAGATGCGAGAGAAACAGAAATTAAAAAGAATGTATGGTGTTTTGGAAAAACAGTTTCGTAAATACTTTAAGGAATCGGAACGTCTTAGGGGAAATACTGGAGAAACTTTAATTAAATTGTTGGAGTCTAGACTTGATAATGTAGTGTATAGGATGGGTTTTGGATCTACACGTGCAGAATCTAGACAACTAGTTAATCACAGAGCTATTGAAGTAAATGGTAAGGTTGTTGATATAGCTTCATTATCTGTCAAAGCAGGTGATACAATTTCTGTTCGGGATAGATCTAAAAATCAGAATAGAATTAGAGAATCTATTAAGTTAGCAGAAAGTATTGGCATTCCTCAATGGGTAGATGTAGATATTGAAAAACTAACTGGTATTTTTAAATCTTCTCCTGATCGTGCAGATGTTGCTAGAGATATAAATGAGTCAATGATAGTAGAACTTTATTCTCGATAA